The Gasterosteus aculeatus chromosome 17, fGasAcu3.hap1.1, whole genome shotgun sequence genome includes a window with the following:
- the LOC120835332 gene encoding uncharacterized protein LOC120835332 isoform X1, which translates to MHSVTLDSSGSPKKRTLSRGLSEDESLRSIIKEAEISTRRLTRSDSRAGTLKRRTDSQQSDQELYMGLPEMLELQASYEEVVQELRGLEVERETLLFQVDVLQDTLESVEELLAEAQREAGQASTELEREREAKKKSESMVCSLMQEVESLKEERNNKASATVAAPCGSPQIKNDTKELTKSSQLCEPHGGGSQGQASDKGGQKERAEDEECVLTKVQKVVTKPLNQLPSLAVDYPSSEDGVLRRPYENGVASGRDPSPDRNDSDSISAYEDASAETPEQDRRFPDELDNSELPDDSKKCSTKSCLVDDEKTKDPDSCVVS; encoded by the exons ATGCATTCTGTCACGCTGGACAGCAGCGGTTCGCCGAAGAAACGGACGTTATCTCGGGGACTGAGCGAGGACGAGTCGCTCCGCAGTATCATAAAAGAG GCCGAGATTTCAACCAGGCGTCTGACACGAAGCGACAGCCGAGCGGGGACCCTGAAGAGGCGGACTGACAGTCAG CAGTCCGACCAGGAGCTCTACATGGGACTCCCAGAAATG CTGGAGCTCCAGGCCAGCTATGAAGAGGTGGTGCAGGAGCTGCGTGGGCTGGAGGTCGAGCGAGAGACTCTGTTGTTCCAGGTGGACGTCCTGCAGGACACGCTGGAGAGTGTAGAGGAGCTGCTGGCAGAGGCCCAGAGGGAAGCTGGACAGGCCAGTACG GAGttggaacgagagagagaggccaaAAAGAAATCGGAGAGCATGGTTTGCTCTCTGATGCAAGAAGTGGAAAGTTTAAAAGAG GAGAGGAATAACAAAGCATCTGCGACAGTGGCCGCGCCGTGTGGGAGtccccaaataaaaaatgatacaAAGGAATTGACCAAAAGCTCCCAGCTGTGTGAACCTCACGGTGGTGGAAGCCAAGGCCAGGCGTCAGACAAAGGAGGACAGAAGGAAAGGGCAGAGGACGAGGAATGCGTCCTGACGAAGGTGCAGAAGGTGGTCACCAAGCCGCTGAACCAGTTGCCGTCTCTTGCGGTGGATTACCCATCAAGTGAGGACGGCGTCCTACGGAGGCCTTATGAAAATGGTGTCGCGAGTGGACGAGATCCCTCTCCCGACAGGAACGACTCAGACAGCATAAGTGCCTACGAGGATGCTTCTGCTGAGACTCCAGAGCAGGACAGGAGGTTTCCGGATGAATTGGACAATTCGGAGCTGCCTGATGATTCCAAAAAATGTTCTACTAAAAGCTGCCTGGTCGATGACGAGAAAACCAAAGACCCAGATAGCTGTGTAGTGTCTTAA
- the LOC120835332 gene encoding uncharacterized protein LOC120835332 isoform X2, whose translation MHSVTLDSSGSPKKRTLSRGLSEDESLRSIIKEAEISTRRLTRSDSRAGTLKRRTDSQSDQELYMGLPEMLELQASYEEVVQELRGLEVERETLLFQVDVLQDTLESVEELLAEAQREAGQASTELEREREAKKKSESMVCSLMQEVESLKEERNNKASATVAAPCGSPQIKNDTKELTKSSQLCEPHGGGSQGQASDKGGQKERAEDEECVLTKVQKVVTKPLNQLPSLAVDYPSSEDGVLRRPYENGVASGRDPSPDRNDSDSISAYEDASAETPEQDRRFPDELDNSELPDDSKKCSTKSCLVDDEKTKDPDSCVVS comes from the exons ATGCATTCTGTCACGCTGGACAGCAGCGGTTCGCCGAAGAAACGGACGTTATCTCGGGGACTGAGCGAGGACGAGTCGCTCCGCAGTATCATAAAAGAG GCCGAGATTTCAACCAGGCGTCTGACACGAAGCGACAGCCGAGCGGGGACCCTGAAGAGGCGGACTGACAGTCAG TCCGACCAGGAGCTCTACATGGGACTCCCAGAAATG CTGGAGCTCCAGGCCAGCTATGAAGAGGTGGTGCAGGAGCTGCGTGGGCTGGAGGTCGAGCGAGAGACTCTGTTGTTCCAGGTGGACGTCCTGCAGGACACGCTGGAGAGTGTAGAGGAGCTGCTGGCAGAGGCCCAGAGGGAAGCTGGACAGGCCAGTACG GAGttggaacgagagagagaggccaaAAAGAAATCGGAGAGCATGGTTTGCTCTCTGATGCAAGAAGTGGAAAGTTTAAAAGAG GAGAGGAATAACAAAGCATCTGCGACAGTGGCCGCGCCGTGTGGGAGtccccaaataaaaaatgatacaAAGGAATTGACCAAAAGCTCCCAGCTGTGTGAACCTCACGGTGGTGGAAGCCAAGGCCAGGCGTCAGACAAAGGAGGACAGAAGGAAAGGGCAGAGGACGAGGAATGCGTCCTGACGAAGGTGCAGAAGGTGGTCACCAAGCCGCTGAACCAGTTGCCGTCTCTTGCGGTGGATTACCCATCAAGTGAGGACGGCGTCCTACGGAGGCCTTATGAAAATGGTGTCGCGAGTGGACGAGATCCCTCTCCCGACAGGAACGACTCAGACAGCATAAGTGCCTACGAGGATGCTTCTGCTGAGACTCCAGAGCAGGACAGGAGGTTTCCGGATGAATTGGACAATTCGGAGCTGCCTGATGATTCCAAAAAATGTTCTACTAAAAGCTGCCTGGTCGATGACGAGAAAACCAAAGACCCAGATAGCTGTGTAGTGTCTTAA